From Leptospira meyeri:
GCGAAACCACTGCCGTATTCACCTGCTCTTGCGGCTTCAATCGATGCATTTAATGCCAATAGATTGACTCTTTCAGAAATTTCTTTTATGACAATCACCATCCCTTCAATTTTGCCCGAACTGATTGCAATGTTCTCTATGACCTTAGCCATTTCTTCCATTGCTTTGTTGCCTTTTTGGATTTTTTCAGAGATACCGAAGGTTAAATTTTTTGAAAGGTTACTATTTTTTTCCGATTCATTGATATGTTCTGACAGCACTCTGATGCTTTCTGAAACGCTAATTAAGGTTGCGTAATTGTTTGTGGAAGCATTTTCGATGTTTGTCATATTGTCCGTCATTTTACGGACCGTTAAATCTAAGTTTTGTGAATAATCTTTTTGTCGAATCAAACTGGAGTGAAATGAATCATCTGCTAACTTTGCATTATCCACAGATGCAGATAGTCCTCCGGTAGCTTCTTTTAGAAGGGTGATGATATCTTGGAAAATATGCAATAATTCAAATAAAGAAAGTAATATTGAATCAACTTCGTTGGTCTTTTTTAATTTTGATTTAACAGAAGGATCAATGTTGAGATTCCCTTTTATCGCATTGATCAAAATGCGTTTGATGGAAGAAAATTGTTGTTTGTACTGGTTTAATTGCCTCAGTACAAAAAATAACATGATAACTGAAAAAACAAATCCTACCGATTGCAGGATCAATAATGTCCAACTAAAATCCGTTTGGCCAAAGAGAGCATACAAAACGGATAAAAGCTGGATGGTTACCAAAACAATTGATAAAACTGTGTATTGAGTCGTTTTATTAAATTTCATTTTTGGAATCTAAACTGACTCCAACCATTTGAAT
This genomic window contains:
- a CDS encoding methyl-accepting chemotaxis protein, whose protein sequence is MKFNKTTQYTVLSIVLVTIQLLSVLYALFGQTDFSWTLLILQSVGFVFSVIMLFFVLRQLNQYKQQFSSIKRILINAIKGNLNIDPSVKSKLKKTNEVDSILLSLFELLHIFQDIITLLKEATGGLSASVDNAKLADDSFHSSLIRQKDYSQNLDLTVRKMTDNMTNIENASTNNYATLISVSESIRVLSEHINESEKNSNLSKNLTFGISEKIQKGNKAMEEMAKVIENIAISSGKIEGMVIVIKEISERVNLLALNASIEAARAGEYGSGFAVVAQEVSKLATQTSNSIKEIDNNVKRNKEEVTLNRQKINETNQLYKEIIGEVKQIFEKIDFISESANNQMQIKEKLIFESEQLSQMLAEIKENIADQNNSQKLISDVAQAMDSSVKATFSEGENLSKLLEKIRSTTDDIGGVILLFK